DNA sequence from the Microscilla marina ATCC 23134 genome:
TATATTGTACGGTTTTACAGGGTAGACCAAGAGACTGGGAATGGCTCGTATGTGTTTAGCGAAAACATGAATGTACCTGCGTATATTTTTATGAGTATTATTGTGGCGTTGTTTATTGGGCTGACCATTAGTGCTGAAGAAATATTTAAAGATGCCAAGATACTCAAACGAGAGCGGTTTTTACACCTAAGCCATAGCAGTTATTTGTTTTCTAAAATTTTTATACTTTTTGCTTTTTCGGCTTATCAAACAATGACATTTGTGTTGGTAGGAGCGCTCATTCTGGGAATCAAAGGTATGACCTTTACCTATTGGATGGTACTGTTTTCTATTGCTTGTAATGCCAATATGATGGGGTTAAACATCTCTCGTACTTTTAACTCAGTCATTACTATTTATATTCTAATTCCTTTGCTTATTATTCCACAGTTGATATTAGGGGGAATTGTAGTCAAGTTTGAGAATATTAACCCACGGTTGGCTTCTGAAAACAATGTGCCTTGGATCAGTGAGTTTATGGTATCGCGTTGGTCATTTGAGGCACTTGCAGTTAGCCAGTTTAAAGATAATCCACACGAGAGAGATTTTTACGAGTATGATCACCAAATGGCAACTGCCGATTATAAAAAGGTGTATTTTATTCCTACGCTTGAGTCTAAACTATCATATTGCCTTACCCATATCAAAGAAAATGATGACAAGGTAAGAAACAAAGTACAGAGAGACTTGAAAATACTGCGTAACGAAGTAGGCAAAGAACTGAAAAAAGTGCCAGATATTCAACTAAAAAAATACCCTGAATTGAGCTACGAAGGTTTTGATTTTGCCGTGGGCAAAGCTACCAAAGTGTATCTGAAAAAGCTAAGGTTGTATTATGTGCGCATGTATAACAGGGCAAGCAAAGCCAAAGATAAGCTCATTCGTGAACGGACTAAAACCAAAGAAGGCAAAGCGGCTTTCTTAAGTTCGTTGAATCGCTACCATAACAAACAAGTAGCAGACATGGTAAAAAACACCAGTAATCCATTGCGTATTTCTGAGTCAGACGGCAAGCTTATTCAGCATATTTACCCTGTGTTTCAGGACCCCGACAACGTAAGTAATTTGTTGGACTTTAGGGCACACTTTTTTGCGCCCCGCAAACACTTTATGGGTTTTTATATAGATACACTTTGGTTTAACCTTGGGGCAATATGGTTTGCCACCTTGCTGCTGTTTATTAGCCTGTATTTCAAACTGTTTAAGCGGGTACTTACTTTCTTAAGCTTTCGCAAAAGCTTCCGTTAATTTTTTTGAATCATAATACTGGATCAATAGCACAACAACCTGTCGGTATATAACTAAAAAATAAGTACTCAATGAAAATACTACATACAGCAGATTGGCATTTAGGAAAAAAGCTGGAAACGTATACCCGTTTGCCAGAGCAGGAAGAAGTGCTGAACGAAATTTGTCAAATAGCTGATCGTGAGGCCGTAGATGTAGTGATAGTAGCCGGTGACCTATATGATACCTTTAACCCCACCAATGATGCCATCACGCTATTTTATAAAACCCTCAAACGTATCTCAAAAAATGGCACTCGACCAGTAATCGCCATTGCGGGCAACCATGACTCGCCTGACCGCATAGAAGCCCCTGATCCTTTGGCAAAAGAATGTGGCATTGTGCTGCTGGGGTTTCCTCATTCTGAGGTAAGTCCATTCAAGCTAGATACCGGATTGGGAGTAACTAAGTCGGAACAGGGTTTTTTAGAAATGAAAGTGCCCGGGCATGATGCGCCATTACGTTTGATTGTAACACCCTATGCGAATGAATTGCGTCTAAAAGCATTTTTAGGCTTGACCGACAAAGAAGGAGAGCTGCGTAACTTGCTACAGCAAAGGTGGCAACAACTTGCTGATGCTCATTGCAACGCGCAAGGCATTAATATGCTGGTTGCTCACTTGTTTATGATGAAAAAAGGGGGAGAAGCACCCGTAGAAGATGAGTCGGAAAAATCTATTTTGCACATAGGAGGCGCCCAGCAAATATATACCGAACAAGTACCCTCGCAAATGCAATATGTAGCATTGGGACACTTGCATCGCTACCAAAATATAAGTGGTGCTCCCTGCCCGGTAGTATACAGCAGTAGCCCATTGGCGTATAGTTTTGCCGAAGCCAATCAAACCAAGTATGTAGCAATAATAGAGGCTGAGCCTGGTAAACCAGTAGAGGTAAATCGCATTGCCCTTGAAAAAGGGAAAAAACTACTGCGGGGCAGGTTTGATGAAATGGACAAGGCAGTAGAATGGCTCAAAGAAAATCAAAATGCTTTGGTAGAAATTACCATTGTAACCGACCATTACCTGACTGCTAAAGAACGTAAAACCCTCAATGAACACCATTCAGGCATTATTGCCATTATACCTGATGTAAAAAACAAAAACCCAAATTTATCAGACAAGGCGTCAAGTATTGATACCAGCAAGCACATCGATGATTTGTTTCGCGATTATTTCAAATCAAAAAACAACGACCAGGAACCCAACGATCGTTTGATGGATTTGTTTAGAGAGGTGAGAAGCAAGTAAAGTTTAAAATGATTGGGTGAAGCGAGCCTAAAATCATTTGCAAAAAGAGATTCTTCTGTTTAAAGTATAACAATGAAAAGTAAAAGCCCAAGACAATGGTATTGCCTTGGGCTTTGTTGTTTGTGTCTTATTACGCTTCTTCGGTTTGAGTAAGCGAGTCATACAGATTAAACTCGTTGAGCAGGCATTGCAGCTCTAAAATAGTGGTTTGCAAATAGCGTTTGAGTTTCTCAGACTCGTTGGCCCGAAGGTAATCGAGCGAGGCATCGGCATTGAGGACAAAAGCCTCTAAACGAATACGTAAACCAAGGGCAAATAAATCTAAAGGTTGAGTGGGCACCTCAATTTGTGCCTCCAAATTTAAATTAATATCTTGCATACTGTATGCATTAAGTTGTTTTACAAAAAGCCCTTGAGGAAGGTTCCAAGCTAAACCTCTTGGGCTTATATTCTTACCATAAGAATATGGATAAATATAGTAAAAAAGCATGCCTTTTGCAAGAAGATAATATTTTAATTTATTGATAATCAAGCATTTAAATAGTGTAAGTGCTTTTTTAGCACCGCTTCACGCGTATTGTACAACCCTTCACTATTCCCTATAATTTAAACATTGTTAGCGAAAAGGAAACTTAACCTTGCTTATCTTTCAACAACCTGATGTATTGATGCCAAGGACCAACGTCTTGCGCATAATGCTTTACCAATGCCCGCGATATTTGGTTGAGGTGTGCCATATCATGGATAGTCCAGGTAGCAAGTAATTCCTGTAGAGTAACTGTACCCAAATCGGGATGAATGCCTGTTTTAGCCAAATCTGTTGGGCTTAAGTTCCAGGATTTTAACTCCTGCAAATTGGCTTGCCTGAGTTGGTCAAACTCCTCTAGTAACTCATCCATGGTTTTGCCTACCGATAATTGCTCTTGAGCAAAGCGGTCAAAAGGCACAAATGTTTTATCGGCTTGGTTGCCCAAAATAATTCGCCCTCGTGGTACCCAATCGGTTTGCTCTCCGTGGATCAAATGCCCTACGATGTCAAAAGCGTTCCAGGTGTTTGCCCCCTCGTTGATGTGTGCCCAATCATATTGCAAACCCGTAAACAGCTCCTTATATGCTTGTGGGGTACGTGCCAACAACTCAATAGATTTATCTAAATGAAAATTCATTGTTTTTATGGTCAAGAAAGCCAAAAGTTCCTTTTTTGTCAAAAAACTTTGCTGAAAAATTAGTAGTGAGGCAATTCACCTTCGGTTGCAGTAGGCATATGGGGAACGTTTGCACATAACAATGGGTTATTCTAAGTACTGAGTTATGGTTTAAACACATCTAATTGATATATTTAATTTATTCTTAGTAGCTTAAGTCCACTTATAGCTAATGCCTATAAGAGTGAATGATTATTTTTTTTCTTTTTGGGTGGCAGTAAAACCGATAACTACAGCTTCGTTGTGCATCAGAACCTGAGCTAGGTAAGTTTTTCGCAACAAAGAAGCAAGTATTGAAATAAATTAACTTAGTTGATCTGATAGCCTATTGCTCACTCCATAAGTAAACCTTCGCTAAAACAGGAAAGCAGGTTCTACGTTTATTACTATGAAGACTGAAAATGGTTGACTTATAATCACTTGCTATAAACCCTCAACTGCTAGTGCTTTGGACCTAAGTAAATTATACATTATTTCGAGGTTATTTTGGCGGCTGTCAAACCTACAAAAAACGAGCAGAGTTCGCTTTCTGAATTCCGATGCATATTGGAACCTTAGCTACGTGAGTTTTTTTAGGTGAAGTCAGCAGACAAAAGCTCACAGTCCTGAACTTGATTCGGGGAGGCCGAAAGAAGCGTCAGGGATTTAGTACCCAATGCACACTAGGCTCTGACTATCCAAAATTGTCTAACATTACCTTTCTTTATGCGAACTTACCCATTCTTATTGATGTGTTCACTGAGTGTTTTGATTATTGCCCAGTTATCATTGCAAGCCCAAAATAAGCTCAAGGTAGATTCTCTGAAAGAAGTGCTTCATGCCAACATTTCAGATAAACAAAAGGCAGATACATATAACCGTTTAGCCTATCAATACAGGTATGCTGATTCTTCTAAAGTAGCTTTTTATACTTCTGAGGCGATAATGTTGGCAAAAAAAGCCAACTATGGTGCAGCCCAAGCCGATGCCTTGTACTATTTGGGGTGGGTTACTATGATAAAAGGACACTACCAAGAGGCAAATCGTTTTTACAAAAACTGTATGGAGGTGGCAAAAGAGGCTCGTTATGCAAAAGGCGAGGCCAATGCCTTGAATGGGGCAGGAGTTGTTTATCGTATGCAAAGTAATTATCCTCAAGCTTTGAAAATGTACCAAAAATCCCTCAATATTCGACAAAAAACCGGAGATCAAAGCGCGGTAGCAGAAAGCTATAACAATATAGGCTTCGTTTATCTATGTCAGAGCAAGCATGTTCAAGCCCTCAGAATGTATCATAAAGCCCTCAGTATATACAAGCAAATGGGAGATTTGAGGGGGATAGGCAGGAGTTATGTGAAAGTAGGGGAGGTACACCGCATACTCAATGAGTACCCTCAGGCACTCAAAATGCACCAAAAAGCACTTCGAGCTCATAAAAAGTCGAGAAATAAGCAAAAAATAGCGCTTAGTTATATTAAAATAGGTGATGTGTATCGAGCACAAGGCAAATATCTCAAGGCATTTAAAGTCTATCAAGAGGCTCTCAAATTGCAGGAACAGATTGGTGATAAAGTGGGAATGGCTTGGAGTTATTTTAAAATAGGAGAGGTACATCGCATGCAAAGAGAGTATGATCAAGCACTTAAGATGCACCAAAAAGCGCTTAAAATACGTGAGCAAATCAGAATCAAAAGACTTACGGCCTGGAGTTATACCAAACTGGGACGCATATATGACTTGCAAGGCGAACATTTCCACGCGCTCAAAATGCACCAAAAAGCACTTAAAATACGTGAGCAAATCGGAGATCAAATTGACATCAGTTGGAGCTATGATGAAATAGGTAAAATACATCGTATTCGGGGAGAGTATGTACAGGCACTTAAGATGCACCAAAAAGCGCTTAAAATACGTAAAAAACTGGGAGCTAAAACCTGGGAAGCGAAGTCTTACCTGTTAATGGGACGGGTTCATCTGACCCAAAAAAAAGCTGATTCGGTCAAGTTTTACTTTGAAAAAGCCTTGACATTGAGAGAGGCAATTGGAGAGCCACTTGCCCAAGATCATGTGATTTTAGGAACTGCCTACTGTGTATTGGGTAATTATAAGGAAGCCCAACACCACTTGGAAAAAGGGATTCAAATGGCTAAAAAAACTGGTCGCCCGGAGACTGTCAGGGATGGAGCCGAATACTTGGCCAAAACTTACGAGGGACTAGGGCAAATAGACAAGGCTTACCAGCATCTGAAGCTTTTCAGACAAATGGCAGATAGTTTACTTAATGGGGCAACTATTCGTAAAGTAGCCCAGCTGGAGGAAAGGTATATAGCAGGTAAACAGCAAGACTCGCTCTCAGCGGTTCAAGCAAGTGAACGCAAAGTGCTGGTTGCTGAGATTAACGCCCAAAGAGCCAACCGCCGTACAGCATTGATTGGGGCAGGTTTGTTGGTGATACTGCTTTTGGTGTTAGGTTTGTTTTATCATAGCAAACAACGCGGTAACCAGATGTTGGTTGCTACCAATGCCCAATTGGTAGAGTTAGATCGGTTTAAACAACAAATGCTGGGAATGATTGTACACGACCTCAAAAATCCGCTCAACTCTATCATTGGCTTATCTGAGGAGCAAACCAATCCACAGTTTTTTACTGCCATTAATCGGTCAGGCAAACGTATGTACCATCTGATTATGAATATATTGGATGTGCAAAAAATGGAAGAACATCGGCTAAAAATTGAGCAAAAAACTATTTTGGCAGAAAGCATCATCAACGCAGCTTTGGCACAGGTAAACTATATTATACAAGAAAAAGGGCTAAAACTCAAAGTGGGACGCTTGACGGGTTTTTTTGTAAACGTAGATGCTGATCTGATGGAGCGGGTAGTGGTAAACTTGCTCACCAACGCCACCAAATATACGCCTGTAGGTGGTACAATCACCATTGATATAGTGCCCGATGCCCCAGCGGGTTTTTGCAAAATACAAATAAGTGATACAGGGGTGGGTATTGCGCCTGAGCATTTAGATAAAATATTTGATAAGTACCAACAGGCTTTTGCCAAAAAATCGGGACAGATGCGCTCTACCGGGTTGGGGCTAGCCTTTTGTAAATTGGCAACTGAGGCACACGGGGGAAACTTAGAGGTTACCTCTGTTCAGGGCAAAGGGGCTACTTTTGGGTTTACGGTGCCCTTGTCAGAACACCAGCCCACATCATTGTCTGAAAAACCACAAGCAGAGGTTACAGATGACCCAATAAATGTGCTTACATTTACTAAAAAGGAAAAAGAAATCCTACAGTCTATTCTTCCCCAGCTGGTACAATGTAAGTTGTATGAAATAAGTAAAATAGGAAAAATACTGGATACACTGCCCACAGATGTGGACGAAAACATTAAGGACTGGGTAAGTGCATTGAAGGACACGATATATGCACATGATACCACGCGCTTTCAGGAGTTACTGGAAATAGTGCAGTAGTAGCGTTGATTCTTTACCCTCCTACTTTTTAACCGACGACTTGTCTTAGTAGTATCTTATCAGTTTTAATTTTACTATTATGAAACAATCAATATTTGTAAGTATGTTGTTATGGCTCAGTATGTCTACTAATGGCATTGGTCAGGCAAATTTGCCCAAGCGTATGACAATAACCCTCAACACGCATACCCACAGCATTTATATCAATGGGCAAACAATCCTGCAACCCTTTGACCTCAAGCAAATAAACCAGATATTAGGCAAGCCCAGTCGTACTGAAACACACACTCGTAAAGTACGTTTCGAGAGACGAGGCTATCGGAGCATACCACCTACTTCTGAAATGGTAGATATGACAGAATACTATTATATTTATGACCAATGGGGTTTGATGTTTGTCAAAAGTAATTCTTTAGTCAAAGCCAAACCTTTGAAACTCATTGTGTTTTTTCACAACCCAAGAATATTTACTAATACTCGTGCGTTTAAATATCATCCTCAGGTTGCCTTTACTGGAACATTCACTCTCAACACCCAAGTACTTTCGCCTAGCCAAAAAGCAGTGCCTGAGGGTGTCAATGAGCAAAGTCAAGGGTTTACCCAATGGGGTATTTTGTGGGGGGCTACTTCTATAGGTACCGTGATAGACCGCCTGTATAGTGCCAAAGCATCACCTCATCTAATGATATACTTGGATGCGGGCAAAACCCAACGTATAAGTTATATAAAGGTCATTTCAAAAAGCCGTTAATATTGTGTTGAGCATAGCTATCACCCCAACTCAAGCTTACTTTGCCAACACCACCCTCAAACCCGCCAGGGTACGGTTTTTCACGGCTGCCCAGGCATCTTGTAAGGCTGGGTTGTTTGCTGCTTCATACTTTTGCCACAAATAATCGTTTTTTGCCACCGTTATAATGAGCTGATCCATAAATGCCTCATAAAACTCCATCCCTAGTTTGCTGTGCCCCTTGATCTGCGAAATATGCCCATAAATAGAAGAGTGCTCTATATTACCCAACAATAGTAGCAAAGCATTGCGAAGCTTTCGTTTCCGGTTCCGATCGTTATCTACTACCTCAGGAGCAGTAAAGTAGGCTTTGATCTGTTCACCCAAAGCTGGATGAGCAAACAAGGCTTCATAAAAATGATTAAAAAACTCAGGGTTGCGAATGCAGCAACGCCTATAGCTTGCCAGTGCCAAATCAATACTTTTGTTTTTGTGCAAGTGAATCGCCTGTAGTTCGTGTTTTACCTCCCCCATACTAAAGTAGCGGTCATTGGGGTGGTAAGCCAGCATTTTCTTTAATACACTCCGGAGTTTTGTATCTTCTACTTGTGCCAATACCTGTTGATTGACTTTTTGTACATTAAAAAAGTGGAGGCGATGTTGAAATACCTCTTGTAGTGAAGCCTTACCTCGGCTTAGTGGACGAAACAAAGGCTTGCCTGTGAGCATCTCAAAAATAACCGCACCTAAAGAAAACTGGTCGGACTTTTCGGTGGCATTGCGCATATCGGCCAAAGCCTCTGGAGCCGCATAATGCAAGTCGGCAAGGAAGTTTTCCCCCTCCTGAGGTGTTTTTACTCTATCGAGTAGTTCAAATGGCGAAATAATAGGCTTTAGCTCGTTGTCTATCAGTATCTTAGACGAACGAATCCGTTGATGAATTTCTCCGTGAGTATGTAAATAATCAATGGCATCAGCCAATTGAATGGCCATCTCTATAGCGCTGACTCTGGTAAGTGGCAATACCCTCAAAATAGATTGAAGCGAAATACCATCTACATACTCTAGTATCAGGCATTGCGGAAAGCTGTCTAAATGGGTACCCAATATTTTAATGATGTTGCGATGCTTGAAGTTCAATATTCGGTCGAGACGGGCATCTCTAGCTCGTTTGCGTGCTGCCTGAGTTGCTTTGTCTACCGGATCAAACTCGTATTTTTTTAGTGCCCTGATGATTATCCTACGGTTAGAGTTGAGTTCGGTGCCGTGGTAAAATACCGCCGAATTGCCATTGATGGGGTCTTTTACCTCATAATGAGCCGCTAGTTTGAGCTTGAGTTGTTTTTCCAGCGATTTAGACGAAATTCGGAAAAGATAGGCAAAGTTATTTCTTACAAAATCTTCAATATCATCGCATAACTTGAGGGTAGTACGTCTCAACAGGTTTTTTTCCAGCTCTATATTTTCTGAAGTAGCCACCCGCCCCAATTCGTTCGACTTGTTTTCCTTTATTCTTGCTCTTAGGTTGAGGTATTCGTTTCTAAGCTCTTCTACCGTATCAAAAAAAGCATCGTCTAAAATACGGCAGGCAATATCCAGGTCATTGCTGGAAACACGTTGTTTCAGGTTTTTCATTATCTGGAGGTTTTTGACAGTTCGTTTTACAAGTTAGCACAAATCAAAAACTTAGCAAATGCCTGGCAGCAAGTTGATGGGCTAATAGGTTGTGTGGGTTTTGTTTTTGAGGTGAATGAAGCAATAGAATAATCCAAGTTAAAAGATACGTGTATGCGGCAAAAGCTTTTTCCACCTGTTTTTCTCTACCTTGCTTACCTGTGTACCGCTCAGGTTGAGGGTGTGCAAGTTTTGCAATAGTGCTAGTTCTTCGGGTAAATATTGGATGGGATTGTTGGCAAGAATCAAGTACCTGAGTTTAGACAAATGCCTTATGCTGGTGGGTAGGCTAGTAATGTGATTATAGCTCAGTGCTAAAGTGTTAAGCTGGGGTAGGCTCCCTATTTCTTTGGGCAGTGTGTGTAGCTGATTCATTACCAAAGAAAGTTTTGTAAGCTGTTGCCAACGCCCTACAAATCCAGGCAGTTGGGTGAGTTGGTTATCGTCAACTCTCAACACCCTTAGTCTGTTCAGGTAAGCCATTTCATTTGGTAAACTGGTAATTTGATTGTTAGATAGTACCAATTCCTGAAGCTTGAATAACTCGCCTATGTGTAAAGGAATGGTTTCTATTTTCAATGCTGACAAATCAAGTTGTTCGAACTTTTCGAGCGAGCGTAATAGCCCATACTTAATAAATCCAAGTATTACCCCACGGTTGAGTTTTTTGGGAGGTGTAGGTGGTCGGTTAGAACAGTCGCCTAAACGTTCTTCTTTATTTTTGTCATCGATTATAATACTCATTCCAATTGCCAGGTTTGTAACTTTAACTATTGCATCGGTTGAATGTTTATTGAAAGCCTGTTTTTAATAAATAATCTACTTGTAAACTAGTGAAAATCAGTATATCAAGCAATAAAAAACGAAGTTCTTAGATGAACTTCGTTTTTTATTAGACAAGCGTTTGGTTATTTCTCCGGTTAATTGGCAGCCACTAATTCTACCTCAAATACTAATACTGAATTGGGAGGAATGTCAGCACCTACGCTTCGAGCGCCATACGCCAATGCTGAAGGAATCACAAAAGTAGCTTTATCCCCTACTTTTAATAAAGCGATGCCTTCATCCCAGCCCCTAATCACTTGTCCTTTGCCCAAAGTAAACTCAATAGGTTCATAAGGACGTTTAGGATTATACTTTCCGCTTTTTTTTGCTACGGCCTTTACATTGGTATCAAACACTTTTCCATTGAGTAGCTTACCCGTATAATTTACTTTTACTTTGCTGCCTGGGGTCGCTTTTTTGCCTTTGCCTACTTTTCGTATCACATAATGTAACCCTGAAGCAGTTACTTTTGCATTACCCAACTTCTTTTCTTGTAGGTATCGTTGAATCTTCGCCTTTTCTTTGATTTTAAGTTGTTGGTCATCATTTTTACCTTTGATACCCACCAATTCTACCTCAAATACCAATACCGAGTTGGGTGGAATATCTCCCCCAGCACCACGCTCACCATAACCTAAATAAGAAGGGACCAACAAGGTAGCTTTGGCGCCTGGCTTCAGCAAAGCAATACCTTCGTCCCAACCCTTGATTACTCGTCCTCTGCCTATCTGAAACTCAAACGGCTTATAAGGGCGTCCAGGGTTATACTTACCGTGTACTTTGGCTTGATCTTCCAGACTTGTGTCAAACACCTTCCCGTTGGTAAGCTTACCCGTGTAGTTTACTTTTACCGTTTCGCCTGGTTTGGGCAGGGCACCTTTGCCTTCTTGGTGTATCACATAGTGTAAACCTGAAGCAGTAGCCTTTACATTCTTTAACTTTTGCTCAGTAATGTACTTATCCATGATAATCTTTTCGCGGGCACGCATTTTTGCCAGTTTCCTTTGTTGAGCCTCTAACATTTCGGTTTGGTTGCGCACTTTTATTACCTTTATTATATAAGAAATATAGGTGCCTTGTTTGGCAAAAGGAGGCATTGGACGTTTACTGTATTTAGCCACTGTATCTACTGGGCTATCTATCAACGCGCTGTCACCCTCGGCAAGCAAAGCAAAAGCCTCAGTGATATCTCCTTTAAACTGAGGTGGCTTGATGGGTAAGTTTTCTACCGGAGTACCTTGGGTAAAGCTATTGGTGAGCACTTTACCATTGGGAGTGGTCATTTTGAAATGAAAGCTCATAAAATCCCCCATTTTACATTTACGGGCAGCCTTATTGTGCTTAAGTAGCGTGTATTTAATGCCACTAGGGAGGGTTTTTTGGGCAGACTGGGCAACTACCGTTGTCAAAGCAACGCTACAAGCCACTACTACCAACCATATTTTTTTCATCATGAATATAAAATTTAGTTTTTTTCAAAATTCATTCAACAAAACCAAAAAACGTGATTTTGCCCATTGTGTTGCATGGCACATGGAAAAATGAAGTTATGCAAAAATAAAAAAAGAGACTTCAATCTTACTTGAAATCTCTTTTTAATCTTTAGCAAATAATTCTTAGCCACCAGTTGTAAGTAATACCTCAATAGATATGAAGTTAACAACTGATAGTTTCGGGCTTGTTGCTTTTGAAAGTTATACTACAGCTTCACCTTTAAGGTAAGTATCTACTGGTGTATATGGTAAGTCAAATGCAGTAGCTACAGGTTGGTATACAATCTCACCCTGAACAATGTTTAGGCCTAATTTTAGTTCTTTACTGTCCTGACAAGCTTTTTTCCAGCCTTTGTTGGCAAGTTGAATAGCATAAGGTAAAGTAGCGTTAGTGAGGGCAACAGTAGAAGTGT
Encoded proteins:
- a CDS encoding DUF7738 domain-containing protein; this encodes MKQSIFVSMLLWLSMSTNGIGQANLPKRMTITLNTHTHSIYINGQTILQPFDLKQINQILGKPSRTETHTRKVRFERRGYRSIPPTSEMVDMTEYYYIYDQWGLMFVKSNSLVKAKPLKLIVFFHNPRIFTNTRAFKYHPQVAFTGTFTLNTQVLSPSQKAVPEGVNEQSQGFTQWGILWGATSIGTVIDRLYSAKASPHLMIYLDAGKTQRISYIKVISKSR
- a CDS encoding DinB family protein, yielding MNFHLDKSIELLARTPQAYKELFTGLQYDWAHINEGANTWNAFDIVGHLIHGEQTDWVPRGRIILGNQADKTFVPFDRFAQEQLSVGKTMDELLEEFDQLRQANLQELKSWNLSPTDLAKTGIHPDLGTVTLQELLATWTIHDMAHLNQISRALVKHYAQDVGPWHQYIRLLKDKQG
- a CDS encoding metallophosphoesterase family protein; this translates as MKILHTADWHLGKKLETYTRLPEQEEVLNEICQIADREAVDVVIVAGDLYDTFNPTNDAITLFYKTLKRISKNGTRPVIAIAGNHDSPDRIEAPDPLAKECGIVLLGFPHSEVSPFKLDTGLGVTKSEQGFLEMKVPGHDAPLRLIVTPYANELRLKAFLGLTDKEGELRNLLQQRWQQLADAHCNAQGINMLVAHLFMMKKGGEAPVEDESEKSILHIGGAQQIYTEQVPSQMQYVALGHLHRYQNISGAPCPVVYSSSPLAYSFAEANQTKYVAIIEAEPGKPVEVNRIALEKGKKLLRGRFDEMDKAVEWLKENQNALVEITIVTDHYLTAKERKTLNEHHSGIIAIIPDVKNKNPNLSDKASSIDTSKHIDDLFRDYFKSKNNDQEPNDRLMDLFREVRSK
- a CDS encoding FKBP-type peptidyl-prolyl cis-trans isomerase, encoding MMKKIWLVVVACSVALTTVVAQSAQKTLPSGIKYTLLKHNKAARKCKMGDFMSFHFKMTTPNGKVLTNSFTQGTPVENLPIKPPQFKGDITEAFALLAEGDSALIDSPVDTVAKYSKRPMPPFAKQGTYISYIIKVIKVRNQTEMLEAQQRKLAKMRAREKIIMDKYITEQKLKNVKATASGLHYVIHQEGKGALPKPGETVKVNYTGKLTNGKVFDTSLEDQAKVHGKYNPGRPYKPFEFQIGRGRVIKGWDEGIALLKPGAKATLLVPSYLGYGERGAGGDIPPNSVLVFEVELVGIKGKNDDQQLKIKEKAKIQRYLQEKKLGNAKVTASGLHYVIRKVGKGKKATPGSKVKVNYTGKLLNGKVFDTNVKAVAKKSGKYNPKRPYEPIEFTLGKGQVIRGWDEGIALLKVGDKATFVIPSALAYGARSVGADIPPNSVLVFEVELVAAN
- a CDS encoding leucine-rich repeat domain-containing protein; this translates as MSIIIDDKNKEERLGDCSNRPPTPPKKLNRGVILGFIKYGLLRSLEKFEQLDLSALKIETIPLHIGELFKLQELVLSNNQITSLPNEMAYLNRLRVLRVDDNQLTQLPGFVGRWQQLTKLSLVMNQLHTLPKEIGSLPQLNTLALSYNHITSLPTSIRHLSKLRYLILANNPIQYLPEELALLQNLHTLNLSGTQVSKVEKNRWKKLLPHTRIF
- a CDS encoding tetratricopeptide repeat protein, whose product is MRTYPFLLMCSLSVLIIAQLSLQAQNKLKVDSLKEVLHANISDKQKADTYNRLAYQYRYADSSKVAFYTSEAIMLAKKANYGAAQADALYYLGWVTMIKGHYQEANRFYKNCMEVAKEARYAKGEANALNGAGVVYRMQSNYPQALKMYQKSLNIRQKTGDQSAVAESYNNIGFVYLCQSKHVQALRMYHKALSIYKQMGDLRGIGRSYVKVGEVHRILNEYPQALKMHQKALRAHKKSRNKQKIALSYIKIGDVYRAQGKYLKAFKVYQEALKLQEQIGDKVGMAWSYFKIGEVHRMQREYDQALKMHQKALKIREQIRIKRLTAWSYTKLGRIYDLQGEHFHALKMHQKALKIREQIGDQIDISWSYDEIGKIHRIRGEYVQALKMHQKALKIRKKLGAKTWEAKSYLLMGRVHLTQKKADSVKFYFEKALTLREAIGEPLAQDHVILGTAYCVLGNYKEAQHHLEKGIQMAKKTGRPETVRDGAEYLAKTYEGLGQIDKAYQHLKLFRQMADSLLNGATIRKVAQLEERYIAGKQQDSLSAVQASERKVLVAEINAQRANRRTALIGAGLLVILLLVLGLFYHSKQRGNQMLVATNAQLVELDRFKQQMLGMIVHDLKNPLNSIIGLSEEQTNPQFFTAINRSGKRMYHLIMNILDVQKMEEHRLKIEQKTILAESIINAALAQVNYIIQEKGLKLKVGRLTGFFVNVDADLMERVVVNLLTNATKYTPVGGTITIDIVPDAPAGFCKIQISDTGVGIAPEHLDKIFDKYQQAFAKKSGQMRSTGLGLAFCKLATEAHGGNLEVTSVQGKGATFGFTVPLSEHQPTSLSEKPQAEVTDDPINVLTFTKKEKEILQSILPQLVQCKLYEISKIGKILDTLPTDVDENIKDWVSALKDTIYAHDTTRFQELLEIVQ
- a CDS encoding serine/threonine protein kinase; this encodes MKNLKQRVSSNDLDIACRILDDAFFDTVEELRNEYLNLRARIKENKSNELGRVATSENIELEKNLLRRTTLKLCDDIEDFVRNNFAYLFRISSKSLEKQLKLKLAAHYEVKDPINGNSAVFYHGTELNSNRRIIIRALKKYEFDPVDKATQAARKRARDARLDRILNFKHRNIIKILGTHLDSFPQCLILEYVDGISLQSILRVLPLTRVSAIEMAIQLADAIDYLHTHGEIHQRIRSSKILIDNELKPIISPFELLDRVKTPQEGENFLADLHYAAPEALADMRNATEKSDQFSLGAVIFEMLTGKPLFRPLSRGKASLQEVFQHRLHFFNVQKVNQQVLAQVEDTKLRSVLKKMLAYHPNDRYFSMGEVKHELQAIHLHKNKSIDLALASYRRCCIRNPEFFNHFYEALFAHPALGEQIKAYFTAPEVVDNDRNRKRKLRNALLLLLGNIEHSSIYGHISQIKGHSKLGMEFYEAFMDQLIITVAKNDYLWQKYEAANNPALQDAWAAVKNRTLAGLRVVLAK